One window of the Archaeoglobus sulfaticallidus PM70-1 genome contains the following:
- a CDS encoding NifB/NifX family molybdenum-iron cluster-binding protein: MKIAATTSKGGLEDNVTPQFGRTEKFTIVDFDKEMKEIKAVEVVDNKAKSQPSGAGIAASQLIIDLGVEILLTGKIGPKAMKVLKSAGVKVYNAEGMNVKYAVDAFTKGELEEIKTGSMGPKQGKAGRGGRGGKGRSGGWN; encoded by the coding sequence ATGAAAATTGCTGCAACAACCTCAAAAGGTGGTCTGGAAGATAATGTAACCCCTCAGTTTGGGAGAACTGAGAAATTCACAATTGTTGATTTTGATAAAGAAATGAAAGAAATTAAGGCTGTAGAGGTTGTCGATAACAAGGCAAAGTCTCAACCCAGCGGTGCTGGAATAGCAGCATCGCAGCTTATAATCGACCTTGGAGTTGAGATTTTACTTACTGGCAAGATAGGACCAAAAGCCATGAAAGTTCTGAAATCTGCTGGTGTGAAGGTATACAATGCTGAAGGAATGAATGTTAAGTATGCAGTCGATGCTTTCACAAAAGGAGAACTTGAGGAAATAAAGACTGGCAGTATGGGACCCAAACAGGGCAAAGCTGGAAGAGGTGGAAGAGGAGGCAAGGGAAGAAGTGGAGGATGGAACTGA